The following proteins come from a genomic window of Nostoc sp. TCL26-01:
- a CDS encoding ferrochelatase — MVATPEKLQHTQEHLSSQDRVAVLLMGYGEVESYEDFANYNEQALNLLTAKFAPVPTWIYPPLAKLLALFDRHEWGHTHHDFISPHNAIFEKQRAGIEQNLQAKWGDRIKVFKAFNFCAPFLPHQVLAEIKDQGFDKILIYPLLVVDSIFTSGIAIEQVNNALSATADSENHWVKGLRYIPSFYNEPEYIHLMAHLVEEKISADLAAAYLPSQIGIVLMNHGCPHKAKGFTSGITESQALYELVREELINRYPLISVGWLNHDTPLIEWTQPNATQAAQNLIQLGAKAIIFMPIGFATENHETLLDVHHIIHALEKKYPNVDYVQMACVNDHPEFLAMAAQWANTQIAELQNEQASAINPQLAGHHHHHHH, encoded by the coding sequence GTGGTTGCCACACCGGAAAAATTGCAACACACCCAGGAGCATTTATCTAGTCAAGACCGAGTAGCTGTATTGCTCATGGGTTATGGCGAAGTAGAAAGCTACGAAGATTTCGCTAACTATAACGAACAGGCTCTTAATCTCCTGACAGCAAAATTTGCACCAGTACCAACTTGGATTTATCCACCACTAGCTAAGTTATTGGCATTATTTGATCGTCACGAATGGGGACATACACACCACGATTTTATTTCTCCCCACAATGCCATCTTTGAAAAGCAGCGTGCTGGCATTGAACAAAATTTACAAGCAAAATGGGGCGATCGCATTAAAGTTTTCAAAGCTTTTAACTTTTGCGCTCCCTTTTTACCCCATCAAGTTTTAGCAGAAATTAAAGACCAAGGTTTTGACAAAATCCTGATTTATCCCCTACTGGTGGTTGATTCTATCTTTACCAGTGGGATTGCTATTGAACAAGTTAACAATGCTTTGTCAGCAACAGCTGATAGTGAAAATCATTGGGTGAAGGGGTTACGTTATATACCTTCTTTTTATAACGAACCAGAATATATTCATTTAATGGCACATCTGGTTGAGGAGAAAATTAGCGCTGATTTAGCCGCAGCCTACCTACCTTCTCAAATTGGTATTGTCTTAATGAATCACGGTTGCCCTCACAAAGCCAAAGGCTTCACCTCTGGAATTACCGAAAGTCAAGCATTATATGAGTTGGTACGGGAAGAATTAATCAACCGTTATCCCTTAATTTCTGTAGGTTGGCTCAATCACGATACACCGTTGATTGAATGGACACAACCCAATGCAACACAAGCAGCCCAAAACCTGATTCAATTGGGTGCAAAAGCTATCATATTCATGCCCATCGGCTTTGCCACAGAAAATCACGAAACCTTGTTGGATGTACACCACATCATCCATGCTTTAGAGAAAAAGTATCCGAATGTGGATTATGTGCAGATGGCTTGTGTAAATGATCATCCCGAATTTCTGGCTATGGCTGCACAGTGGGCAAACACCCAAATTGCTGAGTTGCAAAATGAGCAAGCATCTGCTATTAACCCGCAACTAGCTGGACACCATCATCATCATCATCACTAA
- a CDS encoding NADPH-dependent FMN reductase: MVKVVGIGGSLRPNSYTQLALQVAAQRLEALGADVEILDLRQLQLPLCNGGKDYSEYPDVQRLRDTVRHSDGLILATPEYHGGVSGVLKNALDLMSFDELSDKVTGLISVLGGQSNSNALNDLRLIVRWVHGWVIPEQIAIGQAYSAFSPEGKLLDEKLSQRFDQFAQSLFDNTRKLRGGE; this comes from the coding sequence ATGGTGAAAGTTGTTGGTATTGGTGGTAGTTTAAGACCTAACTCTTACACCCAGTTAGCCTTGCAAGTGGCAGCGCAACGCCTAGAAGCATTAGGTGCAGATGTAGAAATTCTGGACTTGCGGCAATTACAATTACCATTATGCAACGGTGGTAAAGATTATTCAGAATATCCAGATGTTCAGCGTTTACGTGATACTGTTCGCCACAGTGATGGATTAATCTTGGCGACACCTGAATATCATGGTGGTGTGAGTGGTGTTTTAAAAAATGCCCTCGACTTGATGAGCTTTGATGAACTGTCTGATAAAGTCACAGGACTGATTAGTGTACTAGGGGGTCAATCTAACAGTAACGCTTTAAATGACCTGCGGTTGATTGTACGCTGGGTACACGGTTGGGTCATTCCAGAGCAAATTGCCATTGGACAAGCTTACAGTGCCTTCAGTCCGGAAGGAAAGTTATTAGATGAAAAACTTTCTCAAAGATTTGATCAATTTGCTCAAAGTTTATTTGACAACACCCGCAAGCTGCGAGGGGGTGAGTGA
- the ftsH gene encoding ATP-dependent zinc metalloprotease FtsH: MKNFQKKALIKQQQPKRAAWTSALAAGLIMLPTVFGGSAVLAQKAERESLTYGELIQKVNQEQVKKVELDETEQIAKVYLKNQKPDTPPIQVRLLEQNTELINKLKEKNVDFGEVSSANSRAAVGLLINLMWILPLVALMLLFLRRSTNASSQAMNFGKSRARFQMEAKTGVKFDDVAGIEEAKEELQEVVTFLKQPERFTAVGARIPKGVLLVGPPGTGKTLLAKAIAGEAGVPFFSISGSEFVEMFVGVGASRVRDLFKKAKDNAPCLIFIDEIDAVGRQRGAGIGGGNDEREQTLNQLLTEMDGFEGNTGIIIIAATNRPDVLDAALLRPGRFDRQVIVDAPDLKGRLEILKVHSRNKRIDPSVSLEAIARRTPGFTGADLANLLNEAAILTARRRKDAVTILEIDDAVDRVVAGMEGTPLVDSKSKRLIAYHEVGHALVGTLLKDHDPVQKVTLIPRGQAQGLTWFTPNEEQGLISRSQLKARITSTLAGRAAEEIVFGKPEVTTGAGDDLQKVTSMARQMVTRFGMSELGPLSLENQSGEVFLGRDWMNKSDYSEEIAAKIDGQVREIINTCYQTSKELLQTNRVVLERLVDLLAEQETIEGELFRKLVAESNTPMVDEKVSVVIGQ; this comes from the coding sequence ATGAAAAATTTTCAGAAAAAGGCATTGATAAAACAGCAACAACCAAAGCGTGCAGCTTGGACTAGTGCGCTGGCAGCAGGTTTAATTATGTTGCCAACGGTATTTGGGGGTAGTGCTGTTCTGGCGCAGAAAGCAGAGCGTGAGTCCCTGACATACGGAGAGTTAATCCAAAAAGTTAATCAAGAGCAAGTCAAAAAAGTAGAACTGGACGAAACTGAACAGATTGCTAAAGTTTATTTAAAAAATCAAAAGCCTGACACACCACCCATACAGGTGAGGCTTTTAGAGCAAAACACAGAGTTAATCAATAAACTCAAAGAAAAAAATGTTGATTTTGGTGAAGTGTCTTCTGCCAATAGTCGGGCGGCGGTGGGGTTATTAATTAACCTGATGTGGATTTTACCATTGGTAGCTTTGATGCTGTTGTTCCTGCGTCGTTCTACCAATGCGTCTAGCCAAGCAATGAATTTTGGTAAATCCAGAGCGCGTTTCCAGATGGAAGCCAAAACTGGAGTGAAGTTTGACGATGTAGCCGGCATAGAAGAAGCCAAAGAAGAATTACAAGAAGTCGTGACTTTCCTCAAACAGCCAGAAAGATTTACGGCTGTAGGCGCGCGTATTCCTAAAGGTGTGTTGTTAGTAGGGCCTCCGGGAACTGGCAAAACTTTACTAGCAAAAGCGATCGCTGGCGAAGCTGGTGTACCATTCTTTAGTATCTCTGGTTCGGAATTTGTAGAAATGTTCGTCGGTGTGGGTGCATCCCGTGTCCGCGACTTGTTCAAGAAAGCCAAAGATAATGCTCCTTGCTTAATATTCATCGATGAAATCGACGCAGTAGGTAGACAACGGGGTGCAGGTATTGGTGGTGGTAACGACGAGAGAGAACAAACATTGAACCAGCTACTTACGGAGATGGATGGTTTTGAAGGTAACACAGGCATCATTATTATTGCTGCCACCAACCGTCCTGATGTGCTTGATGCAGCGTTGTTGCGTCCCGGACGTTTTGATAGGCAGGTGATAGTTGATGCACCAGATTTAAAGGGAAGACTGGAAATTTTAAAAGTCCACTCGCGCAATAAGAGAATCGACCCTAGTGTATCACTGGAAGCGATCGCCCGCCGCACACCCGGATTTACAGGCGCAGATTTAGCCAACCTTCTCAATGAAGCTGCCATTCTCACCGCCAGAAGACGCAAAGATGCCGTTACTATATTGGAAATTGATGATGCAGTAGATAGGGTAGTTGCGGGGATGGAAGGCACACCCCTAGTAGATAGCAAGAGCAAGCGCTTAATTGCTTACCACGAAGTCGGACACGCCTTAGTTGGTACATTATTAAAAGACCATGACCCAGTGCAGAAAGTTACGCTCATTCCCAGAGGACAAGCACAAGGTTTGACTTGGTTTACACCCAACGAAGAACAAGGTTTGATTTCCCGTTCTCAACTCAAAGCGAGAATTACTTCTACTTTAGCTGGTCGTGCGGCGGAAGAAATTGTTTTTGGTAAACCGGAAGTGACTACAGGTGCAGGTGATGACTTGCAAAAAGTCACATCAATGGCAAGGCAAATGGTTACTAGATTTGGAATGTCTGAATTAGGCCCCTTGTCTCTGGAAAATCAAAGTGGAGAGGTATTTTTAGGACGAGATTGGATGAATAAATCAGATTATTCGGAAGAAATTGCTGCCAAGATAGATGGACAAGTCCGAGAAATTATTAACACTTGTTACCAAACTTCTAAGGAATTGCTGCAAACTAACCGTGTAGTTTTAGAGCGACTAGTAGATTTATTAGCCGAACAAGAAACTATTGAAGGTGAACTCTTTCGTAAACTTGTGGCTGAAAGCAATACACCAATGGTTGATGAGAAAGTATCCGTAGTCATTGGTCAATAG
- a CDS encoding ParA family protein, producing the protein MPKIITILNGKGGVGKTTTAINLAAQFAKKKKVLLIDTDIQGSASWWFGRSQNGMGFDLSQETNPQLLGQLQAIKGYDLVVVDTPPALQSETLATVVAIADYLVLPTPPSAMDLAVLIETVKAAVVPVGVPHRVLLTKVDTRSINEAIEAQNTLQRLGIPACKAFIRIYKAHERAALEGVAIDQWRGNNAREAESDYRRVAEELQRDWRK; encoded by the coding sequence GTGCCAAAAATCATCACTATTCTTAACGGTAAGGGAGGAGTCGGTAAAACGACTACCGCCATCAATCTAGCAGCTCAGTTTGCCAAGAAAAAAAAAGTTCTTCTGATTGATACAGATATTCAAGGCTCTGCTAGTTGGTGGTTTGGCAGAAGTCAGAATGGGATGGGTTTTGATTTATCTCAAGAAACTAATCCTCAACTTTTAGGTCAGTTGCAAGCAATTAAAGGTTACGATTTAGTAGTGGTGGATACGCCACCAGCGCTACAATCAGAAACACTAGCGACAGTAGTAGCGATCGCAGACTATCTAGTTTTGCCTACACCTCCATCAGCAATGGATTTGGCTGTATTAATCGAAACAGTCAAAGCTGCTGTAGTTCCAGTGGGAGTTCCTCACCGGGTACTACTCACAAAAGTCGATACTCGGAGTATAAATGAAGCAATAGAGGCGCAAAATACTCTCCAAAGGTTAGGGATTCCAGCTTGTAAAGCATTTATTCGGATCTATAAAGCTCACGAGAGAGCAGCTTTGGAGGGTGTAGCAATCGATCAATGGCGGGGAAACAATGCTAGAGAGGCGGAGTCTGACTACCGCCGTGTAGCGGAAGAACTACAGCGTGATTGGAGAAAATAA
- the cysC gene encoding adenylyl-sulfate kinase → MTNYKAMMQQDSGVTVWFTGLSGAGKSTICRVVEEKLRSLSYKVEVLDGDLIRQYLTKGLGFSKEDRQENIRRIGFVANLLTRNNVIVLVAAIAPYREMRQEMRDVIGNFLEVYVNAPLDVCEERDVKGLYKKARSGEIKHFTGIDDPYEVPLHPDVECDTVREDISASATKVLRKLSELGYVIDGVETREFSQSFPRRRQGSPQVSIVSS, encoded by the coding sequence ATGACAAACTATAAAGCAATGATGCAGCAAGATTCTGGTGTGACTGTGTGGTTTACTGGGTTGAGTGGTGCTGGTAAATCTACTATCTGTCGCGTTGTAGAGGAGAAACTGCGATCGCTCTCTTATAAAGTAGAAGTACTAGATGGTGATCTGATCCGTCAGTACCTAACTAAGGGTCTAGGTTTTAGCAAAGAGGATAGGCAAGAAAATATCCGCCGTATAGGTTTTGTAGCTAACCTATTGACGAGAAATAATGTGATTGTTTTAGTGGCAGCGATCGCACCATACCGCGAAATGCGTCAGGAAATGCGAGACGTAATCGGTAATTTCCTGGAAGTCTACGTTAATGCACCTTTGGATGTGTGCGAGGAAAGAGATGTGAAGGGTTTATATAAAAAAGCTAGATCAGGAGAAATTAAGCACTTTACGGGTATTGATGATCCTTATGAAGTGCCGCTTCATCCAGATGTGGAGTGTGATACTGTACGAGAGGATATCAGTGCCAGTGCTACTAAGGTATTACGCAAGCTGTCAGAATTAGGTTATGTTATTGATGGTGTGGAAACTAGAGAATTTTCTCAGAGTTTTCCACGGCGTAGGCAAGGTTCACCACAGGTATCGATTGTTAGTTCTTGA
- a CDS encoding sulfotransferase, with protein sequence MTPKLHFISGLPRSGSTLLSALLRQNPRFHASMTSPVGSLVKRMLEAMSEDSEFSVFITPEQKRALVLSIFSAYYYPQADKEIIFDTNRVWCSKLSLIHELFPTAKVICCVRNIAWIMDSVERLVRRNAFDVSGLFQNPLERANVYSRTEALSQGGRLVGFAYNALKEAFYSEHSHSLLLVEYDLLSQNPEKTLSLIYQFLEEEPFTHDFENVQYDEPEFDKRLNTQGLHKVRKKVEFQPRQTVLPPDLFTKFNNLSFWTELSNSQANLIVAQPS encoded by the coding sequence ATGACACCAAAATTGCACTTCATCTCAGGGCTACCCCGTTCGGGTTCCACACTCCTTAGTGCTTTACTCAGACAAAATCCCCGATTTCACGCCAGCATGACTAGCCCAGTTGGTAGCTTAGTCAAGCGAATGCTAGAAGCGATGAGTGAAGACAGCGAATTTTCTGTTTTCATTACTCCAGAACAAAAGCGGGCGTTAGTTTTGAGTATTTTTTCTGCTTATTATTATCCCCAAGCTGACAAAGAAATTATCTTTGATACCAATCGTGTATGGTGCAGCAAACTCTCCTTAATTCATGAACTATTTCCCACAGCTAAAGTAATTTGTTGTGTGCGGAATATTGCGTGGATTATGGATAGCGTTGAACGGCTAGTCCGGCGTAATGCCTTTGATGTTTCTGGATTATTTCAAAACCCATTAGAACGCGCCAATGTCTACAGTCGGACAGAAGCCTTAAGCCAAGGAGGGCGATTAGTCGGATTTGCTTATAATGCTCTCAAGGAAGCTTTTTACAGTGAACATAGTCATTCATTACTATTAGTTGAATACGACTTATTAAGTCAAAATCCTGAAAAAACTTTATCCCTGATTTATCAATTTTTGGAAGAAGAACCATTCACCCATGACTTTGAAAACGTCCAGTACGATGAACCAGAATTTGACAAACGTCTGAATACGCAAGGCTTACATAAAGTCAGGAAGAAAGTCGAATTTCAACCACGGCAAACAGTCCTACCACCCGATTTATTTACCAAGTTTAATAACTTGTCTTTTTGGACAGAACTCAGCAACAGCCAAGCTAATTTGATTGTCGCCCAACCTTCGTAA
- a CDS encoding calcium-binding protein, whose translation MANFDVNQLIDDGTGNQSGTLSWAIRQANVAAGDDTITLNSNVRITGVMKTLVNSNLTIVGNGRTISGDANNDGITNVGDLRPLFILSGTVNISNLTITNSMAKGGDSGVGGGGAGLGGGLFIYDGNVSLTNITFSNNQARGGVSSGYGRADGGGGMFGSVTSDGGGGLFGKDDDNGFDGGYGGNGNYGGFGGTNGGNGGFGGGGGAYGESNGGFGGGGGAYGESNGGFGGGGGYNYSGNGGNGGYGGGGGGGDDGAGIGGFGGGNGGYGYNAGGGAGLGGGIFIRSGALTLRNTTFNNNTATGGTGVNNGQGLGGALFVMQSTTNTNGNNQGMPTTRPTVSATGGTVFTGNSAANDTNTATNNDDIYGAIVASNPSITGTSGKDLLKGTNGDDTIDGLEDNDYLIGNAGNDTLNCGTGDDYGFGGAGNDTINGEDGNDLLYGNEGNDTLNGGEGNDNLDGGPGDDTLIGGNGNDIYTVDSLNDNITETATGGTRDKVNSSITWTLLDNLENLTLIGNAAIDGTGNSLNNQIFGNNASNTLDGGDGDDWLIGQGGDDTLIGGAGNDRLDGGSGNDTLNGGTGNDIYEIDSVSDVITEAANEGTDTVISSVEFTLATNFENLTLVGSGNLNGTGNDASNRLIGNSGNNTLTGLIGNDYLSGEGGNDLLIGGSGNDTLVGGTGVDTFDLTGVLSSGFDTILDFKVGEDIVRLSGQEFGLPGGTLNSSLFVLGTKANTQSDRFIYNQATGALFYDADGSGSNQQVQIALFSNRAALSSNDFAVFSLQPV comes from the coding sequence ATGGCAAATTTTGATGTTAACCAACTTATCGATGATGGAACTGGCAATCAATCAGGCACACTCAGCTGGGCAATTCGCCAAGCAAATGTAGCCGCAGGCGATGACACAATTACCCTGAATAGTAATGTGCGAATCACAGGGGTGATGAAGACACTAGTTAATAGCAACCTCACTATTGTCGGCAATGGTAGAACTATTAGCGGTGATGCCAATAATGATGGCATTACTAATGTTGGTGATCTTCGCCCCTTATTTATTTTGTCAGGAACCGTCAATATCTCCAACCTCACCATCACTAATAGCATGGCTAAAGGAGGAGACAGTGGCGTTGGTGGCGGTGGTGCTGGTCTGGGTGGCGGCTTATTTATTTATGATGGCAATGTGTCGTTAACTAATATCACGTTCAGCAATAATCAAGCCCGTGGTGGTGTCAGTAGTGGTTATGGCAGAGCTGACGGCGGTGGCGGAATGTTCGGTAGCGTCACTAGTGATGGTGGTGGTGGTCTATTTGGTAAGGATGACGATAATGGTTTTGATGGTGGTTATGGCGGTAACGGCAACTATGGTGGCTTCGGTGGCACCAATGGAGGCAATGGTGGCTTCGGTGGTGGTGGTGGTGCTTATGGTGAAAGCAATGGTGGCTTCGGTGGTGGTGGTGGTGCTTATGGTGAAAGCAATGGTGGCTTCGGTGGTGGTGGTGGCTATAACTACTCTGGCAATGGTGGCAATGGTGGCTACGGCGGTGGCGGCGGTGGTGGCGACGACGGTGCTGGTATTGGTGGCTTCGGTGGCGGCAACGGCGGTTATGGTTACAATGCTGGTGGTGGTGCAGGTCTGGGCGGCGGCATCTTTATCCGCAGTGGTGCTTTAACTCTCAGAAACACTACTTTTAATAACAACACTGCTACAGGTGGCACAGGTGTTAATAATGGTCAAGGCTTAGGTGGCGCACTATTTGTCATGCAGTCCACCACCAACACCAATGGCAACAACCAGGGAATGCCCACAACTCGACCCACAGTCTCAGCCACAGGTGGAACAGTTTTCACTGGCAACAGCGCGGCTAACGACACTAACACTGCCACCAACAACGATGATATCTATGGCGCAATAGTCGCCTCTAATCCATCAATTACAGGCACATCAGGAAAAGACCTCCTCAAAGGCACAAATGGCGACGACACCATCGATGGCTTAGAAGACAACGACTACCTCATTGGCAATGCTGGCAACGACACCCTCAACTGCGGCACAGGCGACGACTATGGTTTTGGTGGTGCAGGAAATGACACCATCAACGGTGAAGATGGCAATGATTTACTCTACGGTAACGAAGGTAACGACACTCTCAATGGTGGTGAAGGTAACGACAATCTTGATGGTGGCCCTGGTGATGACACTCTCATCGGTGGCAATGGCAATGATATCTACACTGTCGATAGCTTGAATGATAACATTACCGAAACTGCTACAGGCGGAACTAGAGATAAAGTCAACTCTTCTATCACTTGGACGCTACTAGACAACCTAGAAAATCTCACCTTGATTGGTAATGCTGCTATCGATGGTACTGGTAATAGCCTCAATAACCAAATCTTCGGCAATAATGCCAGCAATACTTTAGATGGTGGTGATGGTGATGACTGGTTAATCGGACAAGGTGGTGATGATACCCTGATTGGTGGTGCTGGCAACGATCGCCTTGATGGTGGTAGTGGTAATGATACTCTCAATGGTGGTACTGGCAATGATATCTATGAGATAGATAGTGTTAGTGATGTGATTACCGAAGCAGCCAATGAGGGTACTGATACTGTTATCTCTAGTGTGGAATTCACTCTGGCTACTAATTTTGAGAATTTAACTTTGGTGGGAAGTGGCAATCTCAATGGTACTGGGAATGATGCCAGTAATCGCTTGATTGGTAACAGTGGCAATAATACCCTGACTGGCTTGATTGGTAATGACTATCTCTCTGGTGAGGGGGGTAATGATTTACTCATTGGTGGTTCAGGGAATGACACTCTTGTTGGTGGTACTGGTGTCGATACTTTTGATTTGACTGGTGTTCTGAGTAGTGGCTTTGATACTATCTTAGATTTTAAAGTTGGTGAAGATATTGTCAGACTCTCTGGTCAAGAGTTTGGACTTCCTGGGGGAACACTCAATTCTAGTTTGTTTGTTTTAGGCACAAAGGCAAATACACAGAGCGATCGCTTCATTTACAATCAAGCTACAGGCGCACTGTTCTATGATGCTGATGGTAGTGGTAGCAATCAACAAGTACAAATTGCTCTGTTCTCTAATCGTGCCGCTTTGTCTAGCAATGACTTTGCTGTTTTCTCTCTGCAGCCTGTCTAG
- a CDS encoding calcium-binding protein — protein sequence MANFDVNQLTDDGTGNQSGTLSWAIRQANVAAGDDTITLNSNVRITGVMKTLINSNLTIVGNGRTISGDANNNGVTDNGDVRPLFILSGTVNISNLTITNGMAKGGDSSYGGAGAGMGGGLFIYDGNTSLENVTFKANKAVGGSTSNELYGGGGGGMFGNVNDAGGGGLFGNNQSFDGGYGGNGNYGGSGGLSNFDGNGGSGGFGGGGGYGYDTGGNGGFGGGAGYGYNDNGGNGGFGGGGGYSYYGSGGKGGYGGGGGGTSDEIPGDGGFAGGNGNNQGGGGAGLGGAIFIRSGALTLKNTTFNNNTATGGTSNTNLREPLFTATSIDEPVFARSNGDGQGLGGAVFIMQSTTNPNGNNQGMPTVLPTVTSIGSIVFTSNDAADDAGIIGDNDNLYGAITVLPINGTPGKDILHGTAGDDIINGLEGNDYLIGNAGNDTLNCGTGDDYGFGGTGDDTINGDDGNDLLYGEAGNDTLNGGEGNDNLDGGAGNDTLTGGNGNDSYTVDSLNDTITETAEGGTRDKVNSYITWTLGDNLENLTLIGNAAIDGTGNSLNNQIFGNNASNTLDGGDGDDWLVGQGGNDTLIGGAGNDRLDGGSGNDTLNGGTGNDIYEIDSVSDVITEAANEGTDTVISSVEFTLATNFENLTLVGSGNLNGTGNDASNRLIGNSGNNTLTGLIGNDYLSGEGGNDLLIGGSGNDTLVGGSGVDIFDLTGVLSSGFDTILDFQVGETVLLSGSEFGLSQGGTMDASLFHLGTGATTETQRFIYNQATGALSFDSDGSGATAQVQIALFSNRVVLGNTNFTVLDLD from the coding sequence ATGGCAAATTTTGATGTGAACCAACTTACCGATGATGGTACTGGCAATCAATCAGGCACACTCAGTTGGGCAATTCGCCAAGCAAATGTAGCGGCAGGGGATGACACAATTACCCTAAATAGTAATGTGCGAATCACAGGTGTGATGAAGACACTGATTAACAGCAACCTCACCATTGTCGGTAACGGTAGAACTATTAGTGGTGATGCCAATAATAACGGTGTAACTGACAACGGTGATGTTCGCCCCCTATTTATCTTGTCAGGAACCGTCAATATTTCTAACCTCACCATCACCAATGGCATGGCGAAGGGGGGAGATAGTTCCTACGGTGGAGCTGGTGCTGGTATGGGTGGTGGGTTATTTATCTACGATGGCAATACGTCGTTAGAGAATGTCACTTTTAAAGCCAACAAGGCAGTTGGTGGAAGTACCAGCAATGAACTCTACGGTGGTGGTGGTGGTGGAATGTTTGGTAATGTCAACGATGCGGGTGGTGGTGGTCTATTTGGTAATAATCAAAGTTTTGATGGTGGTTACGGCGGTAACGGCAATTACGGCGGCAGTGGCGGTTTAAGTAACTTTGATGGCAACGGCGGCAGTGGTGGTTTCGGTGGCGGTGGTGGCTATGGCTACGATACCGGAGGCAACGGTGGTTTTGGTGGCGGTGCTGGCTATGGCTACAACGACAATGGTGGTAATGGTGGTTTCGGTGGTGGTGGTGGCTATAGCTACTATGGCAGTGGTGGCAAGGGTGGTTACGGTGGTGGTGGCGGCGGTACCTCTGATGAGATACCCGGTGACGGTGGCTTTGCTGGCGGCAATGGTAATAACCAAGGTGGCGGTGGAGCAGGTTTAGGTGGTGCGATATTTATCCGCAGTGGTGCTTTAACCCTGAAAAACACTACTTTTAATAACAACACTGCCACAGGTGGTACGAGTAATACAAATTTGCGAGAACCCTTATTCACAGCTACATCCATCGATGAACCAGTTTTCGCCAGAAGCAACGGAGATGGTCAGGGCTTGGGTGGCGCAGTATTTATCATGCAGTCCACCACCAACCCCAACGGTAACAATCAAGGAATGCCCACTGTTCTACCCACAGTCACATCCATCGGTAGCATAGTTTTCACAAGCAACGACGCAGCTGACGATGCTGGCATAATTGGCGACAACGATAACTTATACGGTGCAATTACGGTTCTACCAATAAACGGCACACCAGGAAAAGACATTCTCCATGGCACAGCCGGAGATGATATTATCAATGGCTTAGAAGGTAACGACTACCTCATCGGCAATGCTGGCAACGACACCCTTAACTGTGGCACAGGTGACGACTACGGATTTGGTGGCACAGGTGATGACACCATCAACGGTGACGATGGCAATGATTTACTCTACGGCGAAGCTGGAAACGACACCCTCAATGGTGGTGAAGGTAACGATAACCTCGATGGTGGTGCAGGTAATGACACCTTGACTGGTGGCAACGGCAATGACAGCTACACTGTCGATAGCTTGAACGATACCATCACCGAAACTGCTGAAGGCGGCACTAGAGATAAAGTCAACTCTTATATTACTTGGACATTAGGAGACAACCTAGAAAATCTCACCTTGATTGGTAATGCTGCTATCGATGGTACTGGTAATAGCCTCAATAACCAAATCTTCGGCAATAATGCCAGCAATACTTTAGATGGTGGTGATGGTGATGACTGGTTAGTTGGACAAGGTGGTAATGATACCCTGATTGGTGGTGCTGGTAACGATCGCCTTGATGGTGGTAGTGGTAATGATACTCTCAATGGTGGTACTGGCAATGATATCTATGAGATAGATAGTGTTAGTGATGTGATTACCGAAGCAGCCAATGAGGGTACTGATACTGTTATCTCTAGTGTGGAATTCACTCTGGCTACTAATTTTGAGAATTTAACTTTGGTGGGCAGTGGCAATCTCAATGGTACTGGGAATGATGCCAGTAATCGCTTGATTGGTAACAGTGGCAATAATACCCTGACTGGCTTGATTGGTAATGACTATCTCTCTGGTGAGGGGGGTAATGATTTACTCATTGGTGGTTCAGGGAATGACACCCTTGTTGGTGGTAGTGGTGTGGATATTTTTGATTTGACTGGTGTTCTGAGTAGTGGCTTTGATACTATCTTGGATTTTCAAGTGGGTGAGACTGTGCTTTTGTCGGGTTCTGAGTTTGGCTTGAGTCAAGGTGGGACAATGGATGCTAGTTTGTTCCATTTAGGGACTGGGGCGACGACGGAGACTCAGCGTTTTATCTACAATCAAGCTACTGGTGCTTTGTCTTTTGACTCTGATGGTAGTGGTGCGACTGCACAGGTGCAGATTGCTTTGTTCTCTAATCGTGTGGTTTTGGGTAATACTAATTTTACCGTTTTGGACTTAGATTAA